From the genome of bacterium, one region includes:
- the rsmH gene encoding 16S rRNA (cytosine(1402)-N(4))-methyltransferase RsmH has product MTAPYHIPVMGPEVVQWLVTDPQGVYADFTVGGGGHSRLILDQLGEDGLLCGIDRDSDAVAAARAVLPNRIKLWNIRFSAAQSKLENEFGATFSGILMDLGVSSYQLDEAARGFSYRGDGPLDLRMDRESGETAAELLARLSEAELRNLIGRLGEESQAPRIAKAIHNAKAIEPITTTGKLAEIIRRSVPATCVKSLPRVFQALRMAVNHELDELKLGLESAWALLRPTGRLVVLSYHSLEDRPVKQFMQALVHPPLDPLTGIITPAQPPRARYPVRGPLLPSASELKANPRSRSAKLRVIEKLS; this is encoded by the coding sequence ATGACCGCACCCTATCACATCCCGGTAATGGGTCCCGAGGTCGTTCAATGGCTGGTCACCGATCCGCAGGGGGTATATGCGGATTTCACGGTGGGCGGCGGCGGACACTCGCGGCTGATATTGGATCAGTTGGGCGAGGACGGGCTGCTATGCGGTATAGATCGCGACTCCGATGCGGTTGCGGCGGCACGAGCCGTGTTGCCGAATCGCATCAAGTTGTGGAATATACGATTCTCTGCGGCACAGAGCAAGCTCGAAAACGAGTTTGGCGCCACTTTTTCAGGCATCCTAATGGACCTGGGAGTGTCGTCCTACCAGCTTGACGAAGCCGCACGCGGCTTCAGCTATCGTGGCGATGGCCCGCTGGATTTGCGCATGGATCGGGAGTCGGGTGAGACCGCGGCCGAACTACTGGCCAGACTCTCGGAGGCCGAACTGCGCAATCTGATCGGTCGGCTCGGGGAAGAGTCGCAGGCTCCACGGATCGCCAAGGCCATTCACAATGCCAAGGCGATCGAACCGATCACGACGACGGGCAAACTGGCTGAGATCATTCGCCGTTCGGTGCCGGCCACCTGTGTGAAGTCGTTGCCGCGAGTGTTTCAAGCGCTGCGAATGGCCGTCAACCACGAGTTGGATGAATTGAAATTGGGGCTGGAGAGCGCGTGGGCGTTGCTGCGTCCGACGGGCCGTCTGGTCGTCCTGAGCTACCATTCCCTTGAGGATCGGCCCGTCAAGCAGTTCATGCAAGCGCTTGTCCATCCTCCCCTCGATCCTCTGACGGGCATCATTACTCCTGCACAACCTCCCCGCGCCCGGTATCCGGTGCGCGGACCGCTCCTCCCTTCGGCGTCGGAACTCAAAGCCAATCCCCGTTCGCGCAGTGCCAAGCTGCGTGTCATTGAGAAACTGAGCTGA